In Anomaloglossus baeobatrachus isolate aAnoBae1 chromosome 2, aAnoBae1.hap1, whole genome shotgun sequence, the DNA window GAAAGCACCTTctttgagagacattttgtctccgagttatttctctaaaaaaaactactacatctacaACATGGTTAGATATTAAAGGCTTTTTTCAATGCGGTGCTAAGAAATGCAAGTGCTGTCATTTTGCCAAAAaaccaaaaaattttttttcatttgcCTATAATAAAACCTATGAAATCAACAGCTTTATAAACTGTAGTTCTGATCATATTATTTATTCGATAGAATGTAATAGCTGTTTGATTCAGTATATAGGCTGCACTACAGGACCTTTAAAAAAACGCATTCGCAAGCACTTATCTGATATTGAAAGTACTACAGCACTTGGTATTTCTGCCGCATCCAGACACTTTGTGACAGCGCACAATAGAAGTACAGACACTCTCTCTTTCATGGGCATTGAAAAGGTTTTTccaccccctaccccccccccccccccccccccccgtggtggCAATTATAAACGCAAGCTATTGAATAGAGAGAGTTTCTGGATTTTCACTCTAGGCAGCCGCATGCCTGGGGGTATGAACAAAAGATAGGATATCATCACATGTTATTGAACAAATCTCTGATTTTTCTATATAAATCTCTACAAATTTGAAATCAGTGGATTtaattattgaaatttttttttatttttttcttttaaatatctatgacaaataaattaataatatacaATAGAAAATTGACTAGATAAAAGTAAAAAATCTAGAAAATAATTTAATCCATACAAATCCAAGATTTGAAAATTGAGTGAACTGGAAAAAAATATTGCTGGGATTCAATCACACTAAACAAATAATAAATTGGAATGATTGATTTACAATACTATAAGGGTTACAATAATTATGGGTGACTATTATAACAATtttgtataaaaaaatataaaaaaatgataaaTTTACATTTGATATTTAGTTCTATCTGCTCTGATCTATTATACTGTAACATCTATGAATTAATGCCATATAATATGAATATATTTATCCCATGTATGAATATGTGTTACTTATACTAATGATTTTCCATGAACAAGTATAGAAGGAGCTTTTGCCATCATAGGGTTAAAACATGGGAGGTTTCATGTTTGATTTTAATCCCTTTCCTTCACTTTttcctttcctcccctttttctataTTTTGGCAGTCTAGCCTTTAGTTTgatagaccatgtagaaggcgcttgtacgccgaaacgcgtagtccaagcggctaccactcctaatctctttccttcaccgcccagaagtgtggctccaattttatggaagtttttcaaaataaagatttgcaaatgcaaaattttttttaatatatatctgcatcctcaaatttgtccgctggagttataaagttttttcatttggatttcccgtggctggctcctgctctggttttccgtgcggactatcttctggattgatactggaatccacacacaggagtgaacgggtaagctggctttgaaaactatttagttttttgtAATGCATATGGTTCTGTAGCTTGGTGGCTATGATGCCTGACAGGAGTTTCCATGTCGTTCTAAGGCAGGTTATTGGATGATAgttggatggaattgttccttaacgagggtccttcatgatcagcactgttcttccttgtgttagccaaGCTGGGCGGTGGCCTGCTTCTAGCAGTTGATTCATCTGTTTTGCCAGCCGTTCATGTACTGCTGTTAATTTTTTTAGCCAGTAGGTATGGATCATGTCTGGGCCAGGTGCTGTCCAGCTCTTCATGTTCTTGACGAGCTCTTGGATGTCTACTTCTGTGATGGTGACTGGTTCTTGTTCTGGGTGGTTATTGTGTTTCATTCTCAGATCTTGCAGCCACTTTACAccagtgttgtgtgtttttttccttCTCCCATAAGTCCCTCCAGTATTGTTCAGTCTCTGCTATCAGTGGAATTGCTGCTACTGTGCTGTTACTCTGCAGCTGGAATACACCTTGGATAGTTCTTTGGAGAACAGGGCATTTATCCTCTTGGCCTCAGCTTCTCTAGTGTATCtccctggttttgcagccagtgctgtAAGCCATAGTTTTGCAGTCTCTAGGGTTTCAGATGGAGTCAGGCCTTTGTACTTGTTCAGCTTGGTCTTATTCTTGATCTTTACACCCTTCTGTGCTTCTGTTAGTTGGCGGACTTCTCTTCGTGTTATCTTGATTTTTGCCTCCAGTCTTCTTTTCCATGGTGGGCACGTGCTTCTGTTGTTTTTGTTGGTATAGCCAAGCATTTCCAGAATTACTGAGGCAGTGGCATAGATCAGTTTATTAGTTTGTGTTATGGTGGTGGTAGGAAATGATGCAAGTGCTCTATTGGCATCTTCTAGCATACTTTCTGGTGGTATTTCTCTGCTGAGCCTTGGCAATTGGTCTCTGGGGTTCATGGTATTTAGTTTCTCTATGATTTTCTGTTTCAGATCAGCTGTTGTACCCTCTAGTTGCAGGATTGGATCAGGATTTTCAGGGGGTTGCACATGTTGTTCTTCCAGGTCTTTCTGTGGTGTGGATATGCAGTGTAGTTGATCTATCTCAAGTTGTGATAATAGCTTTCTCTTTATGATATTGAAGCATTGGGTGACTAGTTATTTCTGGACATTGGACATTCAGGTCTTGTATCCATCCATAGTTTCCTCATACGCTTTATGTATCCTCTCTCATTTGGTCTGCTGTTGTAGTAGCATTTTATcagatccatatatatatatatatatatatatatatatatatatatatatatatatatatatatatataatatatataaatatatatatatatatatatatatatatatatatatatatatatatatatatataaatgttacacAATTTTTTGAAGTCTATTAAGCAGTTAATAAAATTCTAGATCTTTTTTTAGGCGGAAACAATCACAAAAAGTTCCGACAAATGCCCAAACGTTTTTTTCCCCATTCACATTTATTGTAAAGTATGAAGCATCTTCCACGAGTAAAATGCCTGAAGAATTGTCTGCAcacttcttttaaagggaaccaatcaccaggattttcctatataccctaaagccagtgctatactggcactatcaggctgattctctacatacctttaatggttagctcggatgtataggttttgaaatcctatccaagaaagtaaagtttataaaatcagcagcttcttgagtgacagcagctgaggaacaGATAATATctagggggggtattcatagttatcccctccccctgttaaaattagcataagtattatacattcAATTTACttgttcactagcaggacctgtgtgacatCAAaccagcactggctttagattatatacaaaaatcctggtgattggttccctttaactgcttGGCGTTTTTAGAAGAAAAGAGTTAAAATACGTTCAAAACCCTGAACATATGAACAGTAAATCATTTTTACTTAGAAATTAATAGGAAGATTCTTTTGAGCATTTTCTGAGTCCTTTTCAGGCTTCTTTTCGGAGTGGACCACCtgaaaaaataattatttgattaTATTCTAACCATCACACAAGTCCGGCTTGCCCATATATCCCTATTGGCTGCCAATAGATGTAATATTGTTATTACCATTGTTTGGTTTTGGTACTAGAAATAAGGCCACGTGCAAACATTGAGTATttcgtgagttttttacctcagtagttgtaagccaaaactagtagtgggtaaaaaatacagaagtggtggccgtgtttctattatacttttcctctgattgttccaccccCTCCCATTATTtaccctgtaagtgaaaagaaataaacacaaaatgcagaaaaaaatattttatgtaaAAAACCCCTAATCATCTCTTTCTCCaatatattaacccccaaaacacccctagaGATCGGTCATAATCCACACAAGATACCACAATGATTCCTGCTtttggtggattttcctgaggacgAAAAGGGaatatctcttcgaaacgcgtagattaaaccacccacattgctttattacttgtagtgattctttgtacagcagcgcagaGTACACCACAATcatcctgtttttgtttttttatagtaGTTGTGGGAGCTTTAGCCAATATTTATCCATTAATCGACAGTTCAGGGCAGGGTTTTCTTTTCTCTCTGTACCTCATTGTATATGGTCTTGTATATGATCTTATGCACATACGATGTATAACTgacactttttttgttttgttttttttttcaatttatgtaTCTCTAGAATAGCATAGTTTTTTCAAAATGAGCAAGAAGGATGAATCTGATTCTGATGGGCCTGTGGAATATGAAGATGATTTTGAGAAGGACCTTGACTGGTTAATAAATGAAGAAGCGGAGAATTATGGAGGCTTTCAGGTATTATTATCATAGGATGATCCTTCTTCATGAAAAACATGACACAAGGCTAAACTAAAATAGAGGTATCTGTGGTATGTATCACATTTTTCTATACTGATCGATACCAAATAGGCCTCATATTCTTTTGCTAATACAGTGGTTATTCCTTCCATCCACTTGATGACAGGTGGGCCACGGGTTGTTCATTCATGGGTGTTGTGCTGGGGTAATGATGCCTCCCTCCATGTACTTCTCTATGGCCGTTGAGACCCTTTGAGCCATGTGATGACATTTGGTCACATTCAGTGAAATATTTTTAAAATTGGTAAAGGTTGCATAAATCATGCATATCAGATATAAATATAATGTAATAATACATTTAGTTCATTTTTGTTATATTTTATTTAAGGATCATGAGGAACCCAGCGATTTGAAACTAGACGCAAAAAAATCCGAAACAGAAGATTGTGAAAAGTCATCAATCGAAGGCAATGAGATCATTCACACTGAGTCAAGTACAAGTAGAAAGGCCAAACTCGACCCTGtatctgaaagtgaagaaggagaaaCAGAAGATGAAGAAGCAAAAAGATACATCGCAGAGAAAATAGAAGAAGCCAACAAGAAATTGGAAATGGAAGCCTTAGATGAAAATCGAGAGCGAAAACTCAAATTCAAGGAAAATTTAGTTGATTTGGAAGTTCCCCCCTTAGATTTCCCTGACAGTGACAGAACTGAAAGTTTCACAGAAGATGAGGTTGTAGATGGCATATCTCAATTACAAGTGGATGAAGCGCCAGTGCATGGGAaagaacataataataataaagaaggTGGCGCGGGTGATGAACCTAAAGATCGAAGAGTATTGGTTGAGAAAGATGGAAAGTTTGAACTTGTCAATTTACGGGACATTGAGAACCAATGTTTATTACCTCCTATAAGTAACAACAAAGATGTCTCCAAATTACCACCCCATTTAGATCAATCTGGCACCTCAGCTAACAGCGATAAGAAAAATCCCGGTATTAGTAACGGGAATGGTTTCATCCCAAAGCCCCCAACAGGCCCTAGAGTCCGACCCAATTCTGCTAACCTGACAAAATCTGTACATAAAGTAAAGACCCAGCGAAGAGTGCAGTCTGCAAGTGTGTCATCCCGAAACAGCACATTCATCCTCTCTCCTGAACAAAAGGAACTACAGAAACGGATTCTAGAAAGACAGGAGAGACTTAGGAGA includes these proteins:
- the CCDC181 gene encoding coiled-coil domain-containing protein 181 → MSKKDESDSDGPVEYEDDFEKDLDWLINEEAENYGGFQDHEEPSDLKLDAKKSETEDCEKSSIEGNEIIHTESSTSRKAKLDPVSESEEGETEDEEAKRYIAEKIEEANKKLEMEALDENRERKLKFKENLVDLEVPPLDFPDSDRTESFTEDEVVDGISQLQVDEAPVHGKEHNNNKEGGAGDEPKDRRVLVEKDGKFELVNLRDIENQCLLPPISNNKDVSKLPPHLDQSGTSANSDKKNPGISNGNGFIPKPPTGPRVRPNSANLTKSVHKVKTQRRVQSASVSSRNSTFILSPEQKELQKRILERQERLRREDEEHRKEQEEQKRRENEVAFKMWLQRKNSQHVQEKRIKQAKVMETSSTPDEERDSHQAYSIWLKRKHKEKIKDKKMEELRKQEHDAFLLERQDKEGAFTQWLRQKRIQKCTEKRAAKERSRRLLLEARRSKLINNLLYNVPDSRCSWYMDR